A portion of the Flavobacterium magnum genome contains these proteins:
- the rnhA gene encoding ribonuclease HI — protein sequence MSHQVHIYTDGAAKGNPGNGGYGVVMELVGTGYRKEFYEGFRLTTNNRMELLAVIVGLEKLKNPNMTVLVVSDSKYVIDSVVKKWVFGWEKKGFAGKKNPDLWQRFLKIYRQHKVDFKWVKGHNAHPQNERCDALAVMASMQPALSVDFFYEREEAKRL from the coding sequence ATGTCCCACCAGGTGCATATCTATACCGACGGCGCTGCCAAGGGAAATCCCGGGAACGGCGGTTATGGCGTGGTCATGGAGCTTGTCGGGACCGGCTATCGCAAGGAATTTTACGAAGGTTTCCGCCTGACGACCAACAACCGAATGGAGCTGCTTGCGGTCATCGTCGGCCTGGAAAAACTTAAAAACCCGAATATGACGGTCCTGGTTGTGTCAGATTCCAAATATGTCATCGACTCCGTTGTAAAGAAATGGGTTTTCGGTTGGGAAAAAAAAGGGTTCGCCGGAAAGAAAAATCCGGACCTTTGGCAGCGTTTCTTAAAGATTTACCGACAACATAAAGTGGATTTCAAATGGGTCAAAGGCCACAATGCGCATCCGCAGAACGAACGTTGCGATGCACTGGCGGTCATGGCCTCGATGCAGCCGGCACTTTCGGTGGACTTTTTTTACGAAAGAGAGGAAGCGAAGCGCTTATAA
- a CDS encoding phosphoribosylglycinamide formyltransferase — MKMRHIIVFASGSGTNAENLIRHFNDGGLAEISAVFCNKPDAGVVAKAEARDVPVFIFSKEMLYDGTVLREVMTYQPDLIVLAGFLLKFPEEIIRNYPGKIINIHPALLPKYGGKGMYGMHIHRAVYNNKEMETGISVHYVNENYDEGGLILQKNVDISDCASAEAIAAKIHRLEQEHFPKAIEQILNLNP; from the coding sequence ATGAAAATGCGCCACATTATTGTCTTTGCCTCAGGTTCCGGAACCAATGCTGAAAACCTTATCAGGCACTTCAACGACGGTGGCCTGGCCGAAATTTCGGCGGTGTTCTGCAATAAGCCCGATGCGGGTGTGGTTGCAAAGGCCGAAGCGCGTGACGTGCCCGTTTTTATATTTTCAAAAGAGATGCTGTATGACGGCACGGTCCTGCGCGAGGTCATGACATACCAACCTGACCTGATTGTGCTGGCAGGCTTCCTGCTTAAGTTTCCCGAAGAGATTATCAGGAACTACCCCGGAAAAATCATCAACATCCACCCGGCGCTGCTCCCGAAATATGGCGGAAAAGGCATGTACGGCATGCACATACACCGCGCCGTATACAATAATAAGGAGATGGAAACCGGAATTTCCGTGCATTATGTCAACGAGAATTATGACGAAGGCGGCCTGATTTTACAGAAAAATGTCGATATTTCCGACTGCGCTTCCGCAGAAGCCATCGCGGCAAAAATCCACCGGCTCGAGCAGGAGCATTTCCCGAAGGCCATTGAGCAAATCTTAAACCTGAATCCTTAA